Proteins co-encoded in one Bacteroidales bacterium genomic window:
- a CDS encoding family 43 glycosylhydrolase, whose amino-acid sequence MHAKTILSRYFTGLFISQLLIQISLNQGVFSQNPIVPPGVYIADPSAKVWSDGRIYVYGSRDESPFYYCSWRHDVLWSEDLRSWQIAENVFASKGSGDEIPYSDALLYAPDCAYKDGVYYLYYCLASFENTEGVATSLSPLGPFRKGRVMNASVLREIDPAVFIDDDGQAYYVWGQFSAKMAKLKPGMDEIDETTIRDGIVTEKEHFFHEGGYLIKRNGIYYFIYAHMGRANRPTCLGYAMASNVWGPYHYGGVIIDNDHCDPAVWNNHGSIVQFNGKWYVFYHRSTHASNTMRKACVEPITFNDDGTINEVEMTSQGAGPPLTAKRLIDAERACLLFGNTRIVMESPSNEVLAGIRNDDKAAYKYIDFGKGVDSVLFRVRSVGSGGIIDVAVDQPWGRSVAQAEVPAYTGGWTVVAAPVRATEGVHAVWLRFYGKGENLFEVDWLQFTPHRE is encoded by the coding sequence ATGCATGCAAAAACTATCCTATCGCGCTATTTTACCGGTCTTTTTATTTCTCAGTTGTTGATTCAGATTTCATTGAACCAGGGCGTTTTTTCCCAGAATCCCATTGTTCCCCCCGGAGTGTATATTGCCGATCCATCAGCTAAGGTATGGTCTGACGGCAGAATTTATGTTTATGGTTCCCGGGATGAAAGCCCTTTCTATTATTGCTCATGGAGGCATGATGTTCTCTGGTCGGAAGACTTAAGAAGCTGGCAAATTGCCGAGAATGTGTTTGCTTCAAAGGGTTCAGGAGATGAAATTCCTTACAGCGATGCCCTTTTGTATGCACCTGACTGCGCTTATAAAGATGGGGTGTATTACCTGTATTACTGCCTTGCTTCATTTGAAAACACAGAAGGTGTAGCTACTTCCCTTTCTCCTCTCGGACCTTTCCGAAAGGGCAGGGTAATGAATGCTTCTGTTCTGCGGGAGATTGATCCTGCTGTATTTATTGATGATGACGGGCAGGCTTATTATGTCTGGGGTCAGTTTTCGGCCAAAATGGCGAAACTGAAACCCGGCATGGACGAAATTGATGAAACTACCATCAGGGATGGAATTGTGACAGAAAAGGAACATTTTTTTCACGAAGGGGGGTACCTTATTAAGCGTAACGGCATATATTACTTTATCTATGCACACATGGGCAGGGCAAATCGTCCCACCTGCCTAGGGTATGCCATGGCCTCAAATGTATGGGGCCCATACCATTACGGAGGGGTCATCATCGACAATGACCACTGTGATCCTGCTGTATGGAACAACCACGGCAGCATTGTTCAATTCAACGGCAAATGGTATGTTTTTTATCACCGGTCAACCCATGCCTCCAATACCATGCGGAAGGCATGCGTTGAGCCGATTACCTTTAATGATGACGGTACCATCAATGAGGTGGAGATGACTTCCCAGGGTGCCGGCCCGCCTCTGACGGCAAAAAGACTGATTGATGCGGAAAGAGCCTGTCTTCTTTTCGGGAATACCCGTATTGTTATGGAGAGTCCTTCCAATGAGGTTCTTGCAGGAATCAGGAATGACGATAAAGCCGCATATAAATATATTGATTTTGGAAAAGGAGTTGATTCCGTGCTCTTCAGGGTCCGGTCTGTCGGTTCGGGAGGCATTATCGATGTGGCAGTGGATCAGCCGTGGGGAAGGTCTGTGGCACAGGCAGAAGTTCCTGCCTATACAGGAGGTTGGACAGTTGTTGCAGCTCCTGTCAGGGCAACAGAAGGTGTCCATGCGGTATGGCTGAGATTCTACGGAAAAGGAGAAAACCTGTTTGAAGTGGACTGGTTACAATTTACACCACATCGTGAATGA
- a CDS encoding DUF2061 domain-containing protein codes for MTPLRDHPAKSILKAISWRIIGTIDTMVISYLLTGRLVIALSIGSIEVFTKMILYYFHERAWEYFPQQKLRFPFLFSGFFRFIQRAKS; via the coding sequence ATGACTCCATTACGCGACCATCCGGCAAAAAGTATACTGAAAGCTATCAGCTGGCGTATCATCGGGACGATTGACACAATGGTCATATCCTATCTTCTCACAGGCAGGCTGGTAATTGCATTGTCCATAGGATCAATAGAAGTTTTCACTAAAATGATTCTCTATTATTTCCATGAACGTGCCTGGGAATACTTTCCGCAACAAAAATTGCGTTTCCCTTTTCTTTTTTCTGGATTTTTCAGATTCATTCAAAGAGCAAAATCATGA
- a CDS encoding phosphoadenylyl-sulfate reductase, which translates to MIQENIGGERLTDILSEQYKNAQPETILKELTERYPGQVVFSTSFGLEDQVITDMISASGLAVKVFTIDTGRLFPETYKTWQRTLEKYTVSIKVYYPEQNLLEQMLSRKGPFSFYESKENRIECCHIRKVLPLQRALLGEKIWVTGLRAEQSESRKGQALFQWDSGHQIIKYNPLFTWSTEDVRRYIISRNVPYNSLHDKGFPSIGCQPCTRAIREGEDFRAGRWWWESNSSKECGLHTVSA; encoded by the coding sequence ATGATACAGGAAAACATCGGGGGCGAAAGACTCACCGACATTCTCTCGGAACAATATAAAAATGCTCAGCCGGAAACCATTCTGAAAGAACTGACAGAACGTTATCCCGGTCAGGTGGTATTTTCCACAAGTTTCGGGCTGGAAGACCAGGTGATTACCGATATGATATCGGCTTCCGGACTTGCGGTAAAAGTTTTTACCATTGATACCGGCCGGTTATTTCCTGAAACATATAAAACCTGGCAGCGGACTCTTGAGAAATATACTGTGTCAATAAAGGTGTATTATCCCGAACAAAACCTGCTGGAACAGATGCTGAGCCGGAAAGGGCCATTCAGTTTTTACGAGTCAAAAGAAAACCGGATCGAATGTTGCCATATCAGAAAGGTTCTTCCTTTACAGCGGGCACTACTGGGGGAGAAAATCTGGGTTACCGGTTTGCGGGCAGAACAATCGGAAAGCCGCAAAGGTCAGGCTCTGTTTCAATGGGATAGCGGACATCAGATAATAAAATACAATCCTTTGTTCACCTGGTCAACAGAAGATGTGCGCAGGTATATCATCTCCCGGAATGTTCCCTATAACTCCCTTCACGACAAAGGATTTCCCAGTATAGGTTGTCAACCCTGCACACGAGCCATCAGGGAAGGGGAGGATTTCCGGGCAGGACGCTGGTGGTGGGAAAGCAATTCTTCAAAAGAATGCGGACTCCATACAGTCTCTGCATGA
- the cysD gene encoding sulfate adenylyltransferase subunit CysD — MEIAVPTGHLTELEDEAIYVLREVAAQFERAVILFSGGKDSIVLVHLAMKAFYPALPPFSMLHIDTGHNFQETLEFRDALARKTGLPLFVRYVEDSIRQGKVKDETGYNASRNVLQTVTLLDAIEELHIDAAIGGGRRDEEKARAKERFFSHRNEFGQWDPRNQRPELWNIFNGRKNPGEHFRVFPISNWTELDVWLYIMKEEIPVPSLYFTHRREVFFRDGIWLANAPFMTRKNSETIEIRDVRCRTIGDITCTGLTLSRASTVEEIVQEIAASRVTERGGRYDDKRSEAAMEDRKREGYF; from the coding sequence ATGGAAATAGCAGTACCGACCGGCCATCTGACCGAACTGGAAGATGAAGCCATCTATGTACTGAGGGAGGTTGCCGCGCAATTTGAGCGGGCCGTTATTCTTTTCTCCGGCGGAAAAGACAGTATTGTTCTTGTGCATCTGGCGATGAAGGCTTTTTACCCTGCCCTGCCTCCGTTTTCCATGCTGCATATTGATACCGGTCATAATTTTCAGGAAACGTTAGAATTCCGTGACGCACTGGCCCGAAAAACCGGTTTGCCTTTGTTCGTAAGATATGTTGAAGACAGCATCAGACAGGGAAAGGTAAAAGACGAAACCGGCTACAATGCCAGCCGGAATGTACTGCAAACAGTCACTCTTCTTGACGCAATTGAAGAGCTGCACATAGATGCCGCCATTGGTGGAGGCAGGCGGGATGAAGAAAAGGCCCGTGCCAAAGAACGTTTTTTCTCCCACCGGAATGAATTCGGACAATGGGATCCCCGGAACCAGAGGCCGGAGCTCTGGAATATTTTTAACGGCCGGAAAAACCCCGGTGAACATTTTCGCGTTTTTCCCATCAGCAACTGGACAGAACTGGATGTGTGGCTCTATATCATGAAGGAAGAAATTCCCGTTCCTTCGCTTTATTTTACGCATCGCCGGGAAGTATTTTTCCGTGACGGAATCTGGCTGGCCAATGCTCCCTTTATGACCCGTAAAAACTCTGAGACCATTGAGATACGTGATGTCAGATGCCGCACCATCGGCGATATTACCTGCACGGGATTAACCCTTTCCAGGGCTTCTACCGTCGAAGAAATTGTGCAGGAAATAGCTGCATCGCGTGTTACCGAGCGCGGTGGCAGATACGACGACAAACGGTCGGAAGCCGCCATGGAAGATAGAAAAAGGGAAGGCTATTTTTAA
- a CDS encoding sulfate adenylyltransferase has translation MNQYHPSPMPLLRFTTAGSVDDGKSTLIGRLLFDSKSIFEDQLDAIALASKRRGESQINLSLLTDGLRAEREQGITIDVAYRYFSTPRRKFIIADTPGHFQYTRNMVTGASTAHLALILVDARNGIVEQTIRHTFIASLLGIQHVLVCINKMDLVNYEEGVYLKILSAFQKIIRRLGLKDVQFIPISALQGDNIVEKSSNMPWYAGKTLLEVLEETPAENAGSERGRFPVQYVIRPDQQKFPDFRGYAGRVSGGRFYKNQKVTVLPSGMKATILTVRKGTHEMETAFNGSSVIISLDKDIDIGRGSLIVPEQDLPHNSSSLQAMISWFSEAPMNPNARYLLMHVTGTYKCRIEEILSVTDMNTLDEKQGRPLEMNDIGKVQLKLAKPLFFDPYKENRTTGSFILIDEVTNATVAAGMIEG, from the coding sequence ATGAACCAATATCATCCTTCCCCAATGCCCTTGTTAAGGTTTACCACGGCAGGCAGTGTAGATGACGGAAAAAGCACCCTCATCGGACGACTTCTTTTTGACAGCAAGTCCATCTTTGAAGATCAACTCGATGCGATCGCCCTGGCCAGTAAACGGCGCGGCGAAAGCCAGATCAACCTGAGCCTTCTTACTGACGGACTGCGGGCGGAAAGGGAACAGGGCATCACAATCGATGTGGCTTACCGGTATTTTTCCACTCCCCGCAGAAAATTCATTATTGCCGATACCCCGGGGCACTTTCAGTACACCCGCAACATGGTAACAGGAGCTTCAACGGCTCACCTCGCCCTGATCCTGGTTGATGCCCGGAACGGCATCGTCGAACAAACCATCCGCCATACCTTCATCGCATCCCTTCTTGGCATACAACACGTCCTTGTTTGCATCAATAAAATGGATCTGGTCAATTACGAAGAAGGCGTTTACCTGAAAATCCTGTCTGCATTCCAGAAAATTATCAGGCGGCTGGGATTAAAAGATGTGCAGTTTATTCCCATAAGCGCCCTGCAGGGCGATAATATCGTGGAGAAATCATCCAACATGCCATGGTATGCAGGAAAAACCCTGCTGGAAGTTCTGGAAGAAACCCCGGCTGAAAATGCAGGTTCAGAAAGAGGACGCTTTCCTGTACAATATGTTATACGCCCTGATCAGCAAAAATTCCCCGATTTCCGCGGCTATGCAGGCCGTGTTTCGGGTGGCAGGTTCTATAAAAACCAAAAAGTGACCGTTTTACCTTCCGGCATGAAAGCAACCATTCTGACTGTCAGAAAAGGAACCCATGAAATGGAAACTGCTTTCAACGGCAGTTCTGTCATCATCAGCCTTGATAAGGATATTGACATCGGAAGAGGCAGTCTTATTGTGCCCGAGCAGGATCTGCCACACAACAGTTCCTCCCTTCAGGCAATGATCTCCTGGTTCAGCGAGGCACCAATGAATCCGAATGCCCGGTATTTGCTGATGCATGTTACCGGTACATACAAATGCCGCATCGAAGAAATTCTTTCCGTAACGGACATGAATACTCTTGATGAAAAGCAAGGCCGCCCTCTCGAAATGAATGATATCGGCAAAGTTCAGTTAAAGCTGGCTAAACCATTGTTTTTTGACCCGTACAAGGAAAACCGTACTACCGGAAGTTTTATCCTTATCGACGAGGTTACCAATGCAACCGTTGCTGCCGGTATGATTGAAGGCTGA
- a CDS encoding PHP domain-containing protein: protein MKKISVMLLAWIFCAFALSGQPAQPYSFPSVPGYHTLLCDFHIHTVFSDGLVWPTIRVDEALREGLDAIAITDHLEYTPHDRDIPAVDFNRSYEIAAEYGSEKGLIVIHGSEITRDMPPGHLNALFLSNSNALKKDDPLEAIREAKKQGAWIFWNHPMWTAQKPDGMAELTPLHKQLLKENLFDGIEVVNDYNFSDEAFEIALKNNLTILANSDIHGMIEWSFPEPQTGHRPITLVFAREKSADAIREALENHRTVIWHAQLLAGTQEFLEPLIKASLVVESAVYEPKTSVVSVTLSNKSSQDLFIENIGRFTLHNTGPFFKIKAGEKYVVEVKTISNLSQFELPLRILNAYIAPGKNLRLSYLISPEK from the coding sequence ATGAAGAAGATTTCGGTGATGTTGCTTGCCTGGATTTTTTGTGCATTTGCCCTATCGGGCCAGCCTGCCCAGCCTTATAGTTTTCCTTCGGTTCCCGGTTACCATACCCTGTTGTGTGATTTCCATATCCACACAGTTTTTTCTGACGGACTTGTTTGGCCAACCATCCGGGTTGATGAGGCTCTTCGCGAAGGGCTTGATGCCATAGCCATTACGGATCATCTGGAATACACTCCCCACGACAGGGACATTCCGGCCGTTGATTTTAACCGTTCATACGAAATAGCAGCCGAATACGGATCCGAAAAAGGCCTTATTGTTATTCATGGTTCTGAAATTACACGCGATATGCCTCCCGGCCATCTGAATGCCCTTTTTCTTTCCAACAGCAACGCCCTGAAAAAAGATGATCCGCTGGAGGCAATCCGCGAAGCAAAAAAGCAAGGGGCATGGATTTTCTGGAACCATCCCATGTGGACTGCCCAGAAACCGGACGGCATGGCTGAACTGACACCTCTTCATAAACAGCTTCTGAAAGAAAATCTGTTTGACGGGATTGAAGTTGTAAATGATTACAATTTCTCCGACGAAGCCTTTGAAATTGCTCTGAAAAACAATCTCACCATTCTGGCCAATTCCGATATTCACGGGATGATTGAATGGAGCTTCCCGGAGCCCCAAACAGGCCACCGGCCCATTACTCTTGTTTTTGCCCGTGAAAAGTCGGCAGATGCCATCAGAGAAGCTCTGGAAAACCATCGTACCGTCATATGGCATGCCCAACTTCTCGCCGGTACTCAGGAATTCCTTGAACCCCTGATCAAAGCCTCTCTTGTTGTCGAATCGGCAGTTTATGAGCCAAAGACCTCCGTTGTTTCCGTAACATTGAGCAATAAAAGCAGCCAGGATTTGTTCATCGAAAACATCGGCAGGTTTACCCTGCATAACACAGGGCCCTTCTTTAAAATCAAAGCCGGTGAAAAATATGTTGTGGAAGTGAAGACCATTTCAAATCTCAGCCAGTTTGAGCTTCCTCTCAGGATATTGAACGCTTATATTGCTCCGGGGAAGAATCTCAGACTAAGTTATCTGATCAGCCCGGAAAAATAG